The Kluyvera intermedia genome window below encodes:
- a CDS encoding flagellar motor switch protein FliG, translated as MTEATASKTNNVSSRSRLEQAAILLLSVGEEAAAQVMQKLNREEVVLLSETMARLHDVKVNQARQAMNNFFSDYSEQSGINGASRSYLRSILEKALGGEIARSVINGIYGDEIRYRMARLQWVDTPQLAALIEQEHLQLQAVFLAFLPPDIAASVLSVLPRERQDEIIYRVARLDDINRDVIDELDRLIDRGIAVLSEHGSKVVGIKHAANIVNRIPNNQQELLDQLRERDESVVDDLQDEMYEFFILSRQTPVTLQRLMDEVPIDEWAVALKGTEPVLRQAIFNVMPKRQVTLLQSTTNRLGPVPVSRIEQVRKEIMQTLRQLVAEGEIQVQLFAEQTVD; from the coding sequence ATGACCGAAGCAACAGCAAGCAAGACTAATAATGTCAGCAGCCGCAGCCGCCTTGAGCAGGCGGCGATCCTGCTGCTAAGCGTAGGTGAAGAAGCGGCCGCGCAGGTCATGCAGAAACTCAACCGCGAAGAGGTGGTGCTGCTGAGCGAAACCATGGCGCGCTTACATGACGTGAAAGTAAATCAGGCGCGTCAGGCGATGAATAACTTTTTCTCTGATTACAGCGAGCAGAGTGGCATCAATGGCGCATCGCGCTCTTACCTGCGAAGCATTCTGGAAAAAGCGCTGGGTGGCGAAATTGCCCGCAGCGTGATTAACGGTATTTACGGCGATGAAATTCGCTACCGCATGGCGCGCCTGCAGTGGGTAGATACCCCACAACTGGCGGCATTGATTGAGCAGGAACATCTGCAATTGCAGGCAGTGTTCCTCGCCTTTCTGCCGCCGGATATTGCCGCCAGCGTGCTGAGCGTTCTGCCGCGCGAGCGCCAGGATGAAATTATCTACCGCGTTGCCCGCCTGGACGACATCAACCGTGATGTGATTGATGAGCTGGATCGCCTGATTGACCGCGGAATTGCCGTGCTCTCCGAACACGGCTCGAAGGTTGTGGGCATCAAGCACGCCGCCAATATCGTCAACCGTATTCCCAACAACCAGCAAGAACTGCTGGATCAGCTGCGTGAACGTGATGAGAGCGTGGTGGACGATCTCCAGGACGAAATGTATGAATTCTTTATCTTAAGTCGCCAGACGCCGGTGACCTTGCAGCGCCTGATGGATGAAGTGCCAATCGACGAATGGGCGGTGGCGCTCAAAGGCACTGAGCCGGTATTGCGTCAGGCTATTTTCAACGTGATGCCAAAGCGCCAGGTGACCTTGCTGCAAAGCACTACCAACCGTCTGGGGCCTGTGCCCGTCAGTCGTATTGAGCAGGTGCGTAAAGAGATTATGCAGACTCTACGCCAGCTGGTCGCTGAAGGTGAAATCCAGGTACAGCTGTTCGCAGAGCAGACGGTGGACTAA
- the fliH gene encoding flagellar assembly protein FliH, translating into MFKKRSFPLEALTSRRQAVVKPRLHQFPPLRKRWANPHAPVEEETGAGADPAAYQQQLQEGFREGVNQGFAQGMTEGKEEGYQEGARLGFDEGMRKGLAEGKQQARQQFLEAAAPFERVTADVQRFLESYEQRRREELMQLVEKVTRQVIRCELALHPTQLLALVEEALTSLPQPPEQIRVLLNAEEFRRINEAEPEKAREWGLTADPALEPGECRVVTDTTEMDVGCQHRLDQCVAVLKDNLLPEAVHEQP; encoded by the coding sequence ATGTTTAAGAAACGCAGCTTTCCGCTGGAGGCGCTGACCTCTCGTCGCCAGGCCGTGGTGAAACCGCGACTGCACCAATTTCCTCCGTTACGTAAGCGTTGGGCAAATCCTCACGCACCCGTCGAAGAGGAAACCGGCGCGGGCGCCGATCCTGCGGCCTATCAGCAGCAGTTGCAGGAAGGTTTTCGCGAAGGCGTTAATCAGGGCTTTGCCCAAGGGATGACCGAAGGGAAAGAAGAAGGTTACCAGGAAGGCGCGCGTCTTGGCTTTGATGAGGGAATGCGTAAAGGTCTGGCGGAAGGTAAACAGCAGGCACGCCAGCAGTTTCTGGAAGCCGCTGCGCCATTTGAGCGTGTGACCGCTGACGTTCAGCGTTTTCTTGAAAGCTACGAACAGCGCCGCCGTGAAGAACTGATGCAACTGGTGGAAAAAGTGACTCGTCAGGTGATTCGCTGTGAGCTGGCGCTTCATCCAACCCAATTACTTGCACTGGTTGAAGAAGCGCTAACCAGCCTGCCGCAGCCGCCGGAGCAGATCCGCGTGCTGCTTAACGCCGAAGAGTTCCGCCGTATCAATGAGGCGGAGCCGGAGAAAGCACGCGAGTGGGGGCTTACCGCCGATCCCGCGTTAGAGCCGGGCGAATGTCGCGTGGTGACCGATACCACTGAAATGGACGTGGGATGCCAACATCGCCTCGACCAGTGCGTCGCTG
- the fliF gene encoding flagellar basal-body MS-ring/collar protein FliF, giving the protein MLNKIKNRLPALPVPAGVMNPKLLMIVGGVVLTLAIVASLWKSNQGYVALYGAQESIPVSQVVEVLGAENIAYRINPDNGQVLVTENNLSRARMALAAKGISAASPDGYELMDKEEMLGSSQFIQNVRYKRSLEGELAKSIMALNPVEHARVHLGLSESSSFVLTNKPNSSASVVVQLRYGKQLDEQQVASIVQLVSGSVPGMAAASVRVVDQMGNLLSDGVAGPDGTMAGKRMGDDVMQRIREDTSKNISSLLTSLVGAGNYRISVAPTVDLSRVEETQERLGKDPRVSDEQLSQENTTNEMAFGIPGSLSNRPVNQNPQAAAAQAAGADAAAPAPAANTASTNTSDPRSLMNRTQEQRKYAFDRDIRHIRHPGYKLEKMSVAVALNQTAPALANITPEQLTSITRLVESAAGIDKQRGDALTLDVLAFTVPVADSVLSEKWWKDPDMQYWGQSGGIGLLALLTLLFGVRPLAQRFGRRERVVKDAGQRDQNLLTDDSTVVEDNLSALPKVGFNNNDELLPPQSSGLETKVEYLQVLAQSETERVADVLKQWINSNDRSNSKQD; this is encoded by the coding sequence GTGTTAAACAAAATCAAAAATCGTCTTCCTGCCCTCCCAGTCCCTGCTGGCGTGATGAATCCTAAGCTGCTGATGATTGTTGGCGGCGTGGTGCTCACGCTGGCCATTGTGGCATCGCTTTGGAAAAGCAATCAGGGCTACGTTGCGCTGTACGGCGCACAGGAAAGTATTCCTGTCTCTCAGGTGGTTGAAGTGCTGGGGGCGGAGAATATCGCCTACCGTATTAACCCTGATAACGGCCAGGTGCTGGTCACCGAAAATAACCTCTCTCGAGCACGTATGGCGCTGGCGGCAAAAGGCATTAGCGCCGCGTCGCCAGACGGCTACGAGCTGATGGATAAAGAAGAGATGCTCGGCAGCAGCCAGTTTATTCAGAACGTGCGTTACAAGCGCAGTCTGGAAGGCGAACTGGCGAAAAGCATTATGGCGCTAAACCCGGTTGAGCATGCGCGTGTGCACCTGGGACTAAGCGAATCCAGCTCCTTTGTCCTGACTAATAAACCCAATAGCAGCGCCTCCGTGGTGGTGCAGCTGCGCTATGGCAAACAGCTGGATGAGCAACAGGTCGCTTCCATTGTGCAGTTGGTCTCCGGCTCTGTACCGGGAATGGCGGCGGCGAGCGTTCGTGTTGTCGATCAGATGGGGAACTTACTGTCTGACGGCGTTGCTGGCCCGGATGGCACCATGGCGGGCAAACGCATGGGCGACGACGTGATGCAGCGCATCCGTGAAGACACGAGCAAAAATATCTCGAGCCTGCTGACCTCACTGGTGGGTGCCGGTAATTACCGTATTAGCGTGGCGCCGACCGTTGATTTAAGCCGTGTGGAAGAGACTCAGGAGCGTCTGGGTAAAGATCCGCGCGTCAGCGATGAGCAGCTTAGTCAGGAAAATACCACCAACGAAATGGCCTTCGGTATTCCAGGTTCGCTGAGTAATCGCCCGGTAAATCAGAATCCGCAGGCGGCTGCCGCACAGGCAGCGGGTGCAGATGCGGCGGCTCCGGCTCCGGCGGCGAACACGGCATCGACCAATACCAGCGATCCGCGTTCCTTGATGAATCGCACTCAGGAACAGCGCAAGTATGCGTTCGACCGCGATATCCGCCACATCCGTCATCCGGGCTACAAGCTTGAGAAGATGAGCGTGGCTGTTGCGCTCAATCAGACGGCGCCTGCGCTCGCCAATATTACACCTGAGCAACTGACCTCCATCACGCGTCTGGTGGAGAGCGCCGCCGGAATCGATAAGCAGCGTGGTGATGCGCTAACGCTTGATGTGCTGGCCTTCACGGTACCCGTGGCAGACAGCGTGCTGAGTGAGAAATGGTGGAAAGACCCGGATATGCAGTACTGGGGACAAAGCGGCGGCATAGGCTTGCTGGCGTTGCTGACCCTGCTGTTTGGCGTGCGTCCGCTGGCGCAACGTTTCGGTCGTCGTGAGCGCGTTGTTAAGGATGCCGGTCAGCGAGACCAGAATCTGCTGACCGATGACTCCACGGTGGTAGAAGACAATCTCTCCGCACTGCCGAAAGTGGGCTTTAACAATAATGATGAGCTGCTGCCGCCGCAAAGCTCTGGCCTTGAAACCAAAGTGGAGTATCTCCAGGTTCTGGCCCAGAGCGAAACCGAGCGCGTCGCAGATGTTCTGAAACAATGGATCAACAGCAATGACCGAAGCAACAGCAAGCAAGACTAA